One Vicia villosa cultivar HV-30 ecotype Madison, WI linkage group LG5, Vvil1.0, whole genome shotgun sequence genomic window, AACGAAAAATAACTTTAGAAAaccataattaaaaaataaaaatttaatttttcttttaagttatattttaaaaatcaaatactAAGATATATGTGCGGCCGCACAGATAGTGGTGTGGTATGCAcgcatttattttcataatattaataagaataataaaattattttatgaaaataatttattatttttaaaaatagacatattttttaaataaaaacaaaattgttttacaacaataatatatatttcaattttctaaatattatcttaataaatattatatcttaaattgtaactaatttcaaaataaaaatattaataatataaataattaaaaaacaatacaTTTTTCTCGTGTTTGGATTCATacgttattttaaatttttttaattgtacaaaaaatgTAACAACTCGTGGATTCGCCTAAATTCTGTTATAGACAATGTGTATTCGTCCGAGTACTGCTACACTACGCGCATATGTTTCTAAAATGTAATAAAAGtgaaaaaacagaaaaaacaaaatagtttaaccaaaaaatttaattattatctaaatattaaaattgttttgacattatttataataataatgatgcaatcatttgattttaaaatatcaagtaataacataatatttgaaaatattattttaattatataaataaatattagtaacataaataaatatgttCTGGGTATGTTCAaattcatacattatttaaaaataataatttttaattttttaattgtacaaaaacaTAATAACACGTGAAGTCACACAAATTCTAGTATGAATAGGGGTGGTAAAACGGATTGTGGTCTGTCAGGCCGGCTCGCATACCCGTCAAAAATTGGCAGATTGGATTGAGATTTTGGGCCCGCCGTACCGCCCACCAATACCTGCCCCGTCAAAGTGCATCGCCGCTAATTTCCGCCTAGCAAAAGCTCATCGCCTTCCAAAACCCGCCTAGCCTACCCGTTCAGCCTGTTCCTCCTTAAGTCCgcccttttttagttaattctagtagtAACAACTCTTAATGGTTTTATTGTATACATTTATTGTAAATATATGCAATCTTTTTTaggtaaaattaattaaaaatatgctttatagaaaattgttttaaaaaataagtgaaaaatctaATTGAAATGTAAAAAAAGTCAAttcatctattaaaaaaataagtaaaaactAGACGGGCAAGTCCACTGTTcgccaacccgccaccttggAGTGGCGGCCAGATTTCCATGCTTATTTTCATTTGGCGGGCTTGCCCAGCCCACTATTTTTTTTTACGGGCATAAGACGGGACGACCTGCCCGTTTTTCCATCCCTTAGTATTGATACTCGTCCGTTTGTACGGGTACTAGTGTGTTACATttttttcaaagataaaaattatttgattgaataatATTCTTTTTTCTATATTAAACGGTTTTATGCTGTATATAGTGAGAATACTTTGCAGGTGCCGTGGAGATTCATCTTTCATGGTAATATGGCGAGGCCTCGTGCCATTCATGTGACTTGGCTTGCTTGTCATGGGAAGCTGGCCACGAAAGATAGGCTCTGCCGGTTTAATATAATACATGACAGCAAATGCAGTCTGTGTAAGGAAGTGGATGAGTCCCTTGGGCATCTCTTCTTTCAATGCCCTCATACCCTGAGCATTTGGAAGAAGATTTTAGCTTGGCTTGAGATTGTGCACACACCTAGCAATTGGTATGATGAGCTACACTGGGTTACCAACTTCAATTCTAGGAAAGGCTGGAAGGCAATTATCCTTAAATTGGCGTCTAATGAAGCTATATACGGTATATGGGCTTATAGAAATGATGTGGTTTTTCAACACAATACTAATAGAAACACTTATGATAGTATTCTTGATTGTATAGTGTATAGGGGTTGGAGATCAAAGAAAATTAGGAATCACATAGCAAGCCTTATGGTTTAGGTTCTTTGAGGGTTGGATCTTTTGGATCACCTTTGTAcataaactcttttttttttagttaatatatTCTTTCCTtgattcaaaaaaataataataaaattttgattttccattatttacaaaaataattgaataaatagtAAACTTGTTTCcgttttttatcactttttttttcGATAACTTCATTTTTCACGTTGCATAAAATTTTCATATCaggagaaaataaaaaattattaaaattttaaacaaatataATTTTCATGCTTGattcaataattatatattaattttatttttgtgatcataaaataataaaaaatatttcttatataaatattttttggcattatttacaaaaataattgagtCAATAATAAACTTGTTTCCATTATTATTTAACTTCTTATCAATAACTTCATTTTTCCCGCGGCATTTCATATTAGGAaataacaaaatttattaaaattttaaagaataatttttcATAGATCTTTTTCGTCTGAAACACaaattttcatataatttatacatttaatttttttttttataatccaattagtaaaattcttttttttatcaaaaaaaatctttaaggatttttaattaaataattcatcaatcatcaatttattttgtgtataattttattttataaaaatattttgttccatTAAATTTCTTTAGTAAGTGCACTTTACTAttttaatcaaaaaaaaaaaagtgcacTTTATTATTTTGTCATTGAattgattaaattattattatttaaaaccgTGACAGATTAAACTAAATGAAGATCTTGAGGATCCAAATTCCTAAAATAATAACCATcacacataaataaaaatattttctcttctCTGAGCCATCTTTTACTACTTATTTCACTAATTAATtcactaataaaataataaaagtgaaTATACTAAGAAAAAGGTATTggaacaaaaaggaaaaaaaatattttaatatatgaaattaatttgtgattgataaattatttaaatataaattctcTTAGATCTTTTTTTCTTCTAGAACACAAATTTTCATATACCTTATAcaactgatttttattataattcaaTTATTATACTTAATtgttgattttaaattaaaaaaaaacaacaacctttgagtatttatgattaaataattCACCAATCGATTTATTGTATGTATAAAAATATTCTTCTATTGTAAAAAATGTTTGTTTCTAATAAATTTCTCTTAGTATGTACACTTTACTATCATGTCAAATTCACTATTGCTAAGGAAAATACCCAATAATGACTTTTCTTTGGGCCTTTggatgtaaaaataaataaattgaattattATCATTCAAAATCGTAAgagacaaataaataaaaatcttgAGATCCAAATTCCTAAAAGAAAGTTTTTCAACTCACCTCATATTTATCTTACACAATACACACAACGCAAAATTTCACATTTGCTCCTAGCTTTCATAGATCCACATCTGGAAGCACcctaaaaagttttaaaaaaattgattcctCCCGTAGATGCATATACGAAAAGGTAATAAACTAGTGTATTTGAGATAAAAATACACATTAAAATATGTTAAGggaaacttccgtagatgcatctacggaacaactTAGCGCCAcgttgttccgtagatgcatctatgaaaggttctgatatagtttgaaccaacATGGTCACTATCCCATTGTTCCCTTTCTCTAAAGAAAGTGAGGTCTACGCCAAATAACAACTCGACAACATGGTCTCCTTAATATTGTGAGCACGTCGGCAAACTTTTTCCCAACTCACCTACTCCGAAATCGCAAAAATCCCAAAAGAGTTCAAACAAGGGAGCTCGCCTAAGCAAACCGCCTCTGACACCTATTCCACCGCAAGTCCCGCAAATATCGACTCCGATTCTTACACCTATTTTCCAAAAGTTCCGATTACAACACCTATTGCTCAATAAATTGAAGAAGTACAAATTGCTCCAAAAATTCCATTCAGAAATGTGCTATGTATGACCCTTCAGTGGATACATCTACGGAACTGTCTGTGACAGATATTGTGTGGTCCATATTCTCCAAAGGCTTCTATATATTTGGGGTTTCTAGGTTTGCATTACTTACAAGcacaaaccctaaacacaaacacaaaaatgtctcgcattaggccagatggatgtcaccgaaCATCAATGAAGCGTCCCGATCCTGAACCAGAATACCGCATAAGAAAAGAGTAAttaaaaagaagttttaaaatttaaaaaaaaaaaaagaaaaataaacaaacaaaataaaaaggcattatgcaattaaaaataataaaaaaatagaaaacctgGCGTATGATTCTGTGTGACTCATGGCTAAGGGACCATGGTGCACCTGCagcttctgatgcgttggatgtatTGGGATGACGATCCAATGGTTGAGAAGGTGAGGACGCATCATGCACTCACAGACGCGAAGCATCAGATctccttttttttaaaactttgcgCGCGCCCTTTCCCAGCCAGTAGGATGATGACACGCAATAATCTTCTTCATGTGACTTCCTGCAACTCACCTTTTACAGCACCTTTTCCATGATAGCTGTAAAAACTTGCCTCTATTACACCTGTGAAAACGTGAAACCCACAAAACAACACAGAAATGCTTCGCGACCCCATGGACACGATCGTCCAGATGCCCTGAGTCCAAAAATACCATCGTTTTCTCCTAATTTTACCTTAAACGAAAAACcttaaaaaaggttttgaaaccCCAGTAATGGCATAGCGCAGTATACAATCGCATACCACAAATTAAGCATCCGGAAACATTCCACACACCATTATAAGCAAGAATATGTATTCAAATAATGTTTATGCATCATGGATCGGAGAGATCGAAGAAAAATTTAAGGGTGCAAACCGTGGCTGTTAGGAGATGATTCAAGTGCTTCTGGCTATGGAATTAAATGTAGTCACGTCCAGAAAACTTCAAGGAATGGAATAAGATCCCTCTCTTGGCCTGAATCGAGCTAGAACCTGGAAATTGAGGTTGAAATTTTCTTGACTATTTGTGAATTCGGCTAGGGCTCTTGGATGCTGCCAAAACCTCCTCCTTAGCATTTGAACGCCTTTAGGTATATATGGAGAGGGAATTAGGTTAACAAAGGTGAACCAAATCTTTGTAATTTTGTAtgattgaattttgattgaattttgaatgAAAGCTTCCCAAAATTGTCTCAAATTTTGCTCATCTTTCTCCAATTTTGATTTACACGAAATTAAGTCAAATATaatgtttaattggtgattggatttgattaggacaagATATCtacttgaatatttgatttttgctcgatttaaatgaattaaaatcacttttaaatgattaaaaattcatataaaatcaaataaatattgcAAAATTCGTGACAATTATATTTGGGGCCTTGTATATCTTTGGGATCAAGCTTGGGCCAAAAAGATTGGGTTTACTTGCAATGAAAttcattttgaaccacttttacttcacatttttcaatcaaatttgtccaactttgacaaggtatatCTCTCTTAATTtctaagatatggaagagttctaagactttttggaaagcccaagatgtactctacaagccactttagaacatatttttcatttggagattctatcttgatgatatgggctttgacaaaaaattgctttttgttgactttcaaaaaggacctataatcttttgatccatatttctcaaatgaagcatttttagacttgacatGTTACATACAAATttgtagataattgaatttccttcaaattgagctttggatggaaaatttctgatgttccatgtgaaagttatggctagtcaaagttcagttgactttagatcaaaaaaacataatttagaaactctaggttttgttgatttatgaactttccttaatgaatcatgataaatccttgataaaatgattaatgatacttcaaaataaggatgttgacaaaaaatcaggaattttgactgtactttgaccacacttgacttttaggtcaaactagtcgactgttgactttctgagcgattgactgggcaatccttggaattgaagcctgaattttgtcatgtagatagtttgaaacatcataagtcatcTGAAATCCATTGGGGACCTTGATTTattcattttcttcagagaaatcaaaaccctggTTTAGGAGGttattgtttaggagagtatgtccttaagtcttgaactttggtatgagctttGAAAGATGAAatgatatgggcaaattttggggtatgacactgagtATATGTCACGAGCTTGTTCATTCATCCCACTTAGAAAGAATCAACCGTTCGGGCCCTTTAGAGTGTATCTTGACCGCACAATAATAGTTGATATACACATCCGCCCGTACGATGGCCATCGTCACATCCGTCCATTGGAAGTCATAACCTTTTACTCCAGATGGTTGACTTGTAGGTCACATATGATTTATCCACATCTATTTGAGCGAGTCATACGCTAGTTCAGATATATGCAGGTTGTTCCAAGAGAATCTTTCGCGTGTACTCCTCCCGCCATGACCTGCAAAGATGTAAATTAATGTATTATGATTTCCTTAATCATCCGATACTAGATGAAACACGGGGTGTCGTTACTCCTTGCAAATGGAACTATGCGTAGAATTACGTCTAATGGTATTACATAGTGTAACATCCTTATGTGAGATCGGATGCACAGGGAAATCCACCTAGGCCACCTCATCATGAAATATTAAAGGAGGAGCATTTTATGGCAGATCATGTTGTTGACGTATTACCTGCATGCCATCATATTGTGGATTTTGCGCGAGCGAGTATAGACAAAAGAGTCTTTTCAAAAGGCTCTCCTATAAGGGCCATTGAAGATGTCATTCTTACCGAGACACATACTACATTGTTGTATAGGAAGCAACGAAGGAACATGAGGCCCGACCAGGGATGGAGCTACATGAGTAGCTAAGGGGTCAATTGCCCCCACTAAAATTTCAGTACCCTATGTATAACTTACGTATAGTTTTATAGATTTTaggaatatataaataatttaaaaacatttTCTTTAATGAAATGTCCACAAAAGTTTTAAACTTTAAATTTTGGAAGGAAGTAATAAAGTGTTAATTTATCTAAAAGTTATTTCTATTAATTTTAGGATTTTTTAACCAATAATTTTAAATCTTTAGATAAAAACtaattagaaaaagaaaatttcttattcagtattattttaattaaaaattaaaaatattaagatacttatttaaaatgtttttcaaaaacatatatgaaaaaaataattatatatataaagtaaattaaaaataaaaattattatttataaaatatttttaaaataatgccCCCACTGCATAAAAGTTCTGACTCCGTCACTGGGCCCGACGTAGACAGTGACAGTAGTATAgtattaataatagatatattattaTCGTTTGTAACTTTTTTTGATTGTATTAAGGATTAagaatttattcatttataaatGACATTTTTATCTCATTAGGTAAATGTATGGCATCAACTACAATATAATACTGGAGGCAGTGAAGAAACACGGGGTCCGATATACGCAGTTGTATAGTGTTTGTACTAGGGATAATATTATCGTTTGTAATCTATTCTGGTTGTATTATGGATTCGGGATTTATTCATCTATATGTGGCATTTTTATCTTATTAGATAAAAGTATGATTTAGTTTATAAAAACTATTAAGATAATATAGTTATAATACATCAGTGCATTtctaaaaaaatgttaattttattgCATAGGGCAAAAATAGAAGTGTATATTCGTATTTAGAtatagagatgcatctccaaacaaAAATGTGTCAAAATGAAAGTGTCTCAATTAGAAATGGATGAGTGGATGGATACAAAAGTGCATCTTGGAACTAagtttttttgacaaaaaagaGGTGTGATTCATTTAATATCTCGTGTAAAATTAATGTGTCGAAAAATACACTCTTGATTTCatagaaatatttttaaatttttatacaaTGCTTCTTCACCACATATAGAAATAATAAACGAGATTAATGAACCATGGAACAGCTCCGACGACATCCGACGGTGTTTTCAACCAGCTGAGGTTCACAGGTTTGCTTCCATTTGTATGCATTGTTGTTGTTCTGATTTTCGATTTGGGTATATTTGGGTTTGCTGCTTCTGTTTATACCTTGGAGTTGGATTAGAATTTTCATGGAAGAACAAGTATATTTTGGCTctcttctgaatgagaatgaaCTTGCTGGGTCGTCTTTATGTGTGCCTTTGATTAATTTAACAAATGTTGTTCATCCCGTTGAAAAGTCGACATTTGCAAATGTTGTGAATTCTGTTGAAAAATCAGTGTCTGCTTTAGATATGTCTTCGGATGTCACAGGTGAAGCCGCGGTTCCTAAAGCGAAGGGTATAAGCGCAAAATCTTTTGCTCAAGTGTTGAGTAAGACTTGTGCTATTATCCCTCATGGTCAATTTCCGAAATCTAGTTTGAAAGGAGAAGACATATCTATCAAAATTCCGGAGGAAGAGTACAAGATTAGTCTTGAATCATGTAAAAATCATCTTCATGGAAGGTTGATTTTGTCTAAAGGAGATCCTCCCCTGAAACTCCAAGACTTGCGTGGTAAATTAGACACTCTTTGGAAGCCTTTAAGTAAATGGGGAATTGTTTTTTTTAGGAAGAGGTTTCTATGAATTTGTTTTTTCTTCTGCTGAGGACGTGTTCGTGCAGTGCTTTCTTGGAACCTTAAGCCAGGTTTTCTCAAACTTTTTGCTTGGACTCCTGACTTTAATCCTCATAACCACAAACAGACAACAGTTCAATGTTGGGTTCGTTTTATTGATTTGCCACAAGAATATTGGAGTTCCAATATTATCTTTGCTATTGCTAGTTGTCTCGGAACGCCAATGTGTTTGGATGCTGCAACAAGTAAGTGCCCTCTAGAGAGATCTTTTGGACATTTTGCTAGAGTTTTAGTTAATATTGATTTATCTGCTAAAATCAGACATAAATTGTGGGTCGAAAGAGAAGATTATGCGTTTCTTGTTAACGTTGAATATGAAAATTTGCCTCTTTTCTGTTCGCAATGTCATAACATTGGACATAGTTTTTCGTCTTGTAAACTTGTTAATGTTGATCAAGAGAAAAGGGTATCTAAGGAGAAGCATAAACGCACGGAGAATAAGTAGAATAAGTCTCAGAATGAAGATTTAAGAAAGGAATCAGTTGAATGTGAAAATGATACATGTGTTGATAATAATCCTCTTTTAGGATTTGTTGATTGTTTGAAAACCACTGTTGATGGGAATGTTGTGAGTATTGATGTGCTGCATCACGAAGACTTGGGTGTCCAAGGTAATGCAAATTTGCATGGTTTAGTTCATATAGATACCATTGATCAAGGTAAAATTGACAAGTCTCAAGATGGAGATTCTGATTCAGATGCTCAACAAGCTATGAATTTTCTTAGTGAATCCTGGGCTAACATGGATAAGAGAGATGAGATTGTTGATTTGGATGCAAACTCTAGTCAACCATTTCAATTGGTGGTTCCAAGAAATAGGAATTAGAAAGCACAAGAAGAAGCCGCCTGAGATGTGCAAAGGTTTCAAGGTAGGTGCATCCAACCGTACGCCTCGGTAGTTTCTTTGATATGAGTTATCtcatgtgtttttgttgtttatcttttgttttttccTTTTCGGCTTTGTTTTTCTGGAGGATTTTGATCTTGTCCTCCTTCCTCTTTGTActgttttcttttgtttaatatattttggcctttatttaaaaaaaactcaaaatgaatatttaaattaGAGTGCATTGACAAATATTTAAAGGAGATTAATGAACATAAATGAATAAGATTAGACAAGGGAGCAATGTCTATACAGTAATGCCTATATAATAACGACTATTAAAAGGTCTTTATAATCACTGAATGTGAATAAGAGActaaaaaaacttctttttttttttaaccttaatttaatttattacggAGTGAATATTTAGGTTGGAGTTTTTCATCGAAAatccagaaaataaaataaaagcatttgatatttatttagatTCTTAGCTTTTTTTCTGAATCGAAGAATACACACATAGAGTCTGTCCGAGTCTGAGATTCCATTTCTGAAAGCTCAACATTGAGTTACCTATCAATCAATCAATCTCCAACCTTTTCGATTCACTCTCTCTTATCCTTCCAAATCCAAACCCCCTCTCTTTCTCTCACTTCTTTCATTGCCCCCATTCCCAACAAACTATGTTCTCTGTCAGGTAAATTAACTCTTCCACTTTGATTTCATCTTGTATCCCATGTTTGCTTAATGTATCTAATGTTATTGAATTGT contains:
- the LOC131606029 gene encoding uncharacterized protein LOC131606029, producing MARPRAIHVTWLACHGKLATKDRLCRFNIIHDSKCSLCKEVDESLGHLFFQCPHTLSIWKKILAWLEIVHTPSNWYDELHWVTNFNSRKGWKAIILKLASNEAIYGIWAYRNDVVFQHNTNRNTYDSILDCIVYRGWRSKKIRNHIASLMV